Proteins found in one Oryza glaberrima chromosome 4, OglaRS2, whole genome shotgun sequence genomic segment:
- the LOC127772256 gene encoding uncharacterized protein LOC127772256 isoform X7, translating into MRRKPAASEGGWGSDADPDSGSSGNGGGGGSPPSSPSTPSPPSPQPLLPTLPSPQAFVDAYTGYEDQGAWDPDSLSLELGLAMLRELECIRYQEAQEDWRRSDDNKSDSCKLRDKTTSDDRSKSGDNKYDSCKTRDKKPIVDLADEFENNTIKKKITLLSEKYDFFRPVDRDGSCFYRAFIFSYMERIVAMQDDLERIIEVSRIGERIGKYKQAYARFGSFGIPQEEFLKALSAFEQLINLIEKGVAVEQLYQIDETDITKNSLRFLRFLTEIEICTHEDHYKGFLLTADYSSVFEFCQVEVRPENAEASNEQMKALVEALGIPVLVENLDTTSETDTPILNQHFIYPRPESEEGTMLEPLNSHEIVSPESSGYHAARGELQNQPSTSGSSTNSSTEALGLQSIGTSSTPNERDGKGDRTINDLSPAERRRLAILLYRPGHYDILCPK; encoded by the exons ATGCGGCGTAAGCCCGCCGCGTCGGAGGGTGGTTGGGGAAGCGACGCCGACCCCGACTCCGGGAGCTCcggcaatggcggtggcggaggttcgccgccgtcgtcgccgtcgaccccttcgccgccttcgccgcagccgctgctgccgacgTTGCCCTCACCGCAGGCCTTCGTGGACGCGTACACCGGCTATGAG GATCAGGGAGCATGGGACCCCGATTCCTTGTCTCTAGAGTTGGGACTTGCAATGTTACGAGAGTTGGAATGTATCAGATATCAG GAAGCACAAGAAGACTGGAGAAGGAGTGATGATAACAAGTCTGATTCCTGCAAGCTAAGAGATAAG ACAACATCAGATGACCGGAGCAAGAGTGGCGATAACAAGTACGATTCCTGCAAGACAAGAGATAAG AAACCTATCGTGGATTTGGCTGATGAATTCGAAAACAATACCATCAAAAAAAAGATCACG CTTCTTAGCGAAAAATACGATTTCTTCAGACCAGTTGATAGAGATGGCAGTTGCTTTTATCGAGCTTTCATTTTCAGTTACATG GAGCGTATTGTAGCAATGCAGGATGACTTGGAGCGCATTATTGAAGTTTCCCGTATCGGAGAACGTATTGGAAAATACAAGCAAGCTTATGCAAGATTTGGTTCTTTTGGAATACCTCAAGAAGAATTCTTGAAAGCTCTTTCT GCATTTGAACAATTGATCAACTTAATTGAAAAGGG TGTTGCTGTTGAACAACTATATCAGATAGATGAGACTGACATCACAAAAAACA GTTTACGCTTCCTTAGGTTTCTGACTGAGATTGAGATCTGCACACATGAGGACCACTACAAGGGTTTTCTTCTAACAGCAGATTATTCATCTGTTTTTGAG TTTTGCCAGGTTGAAGTGCGACCTGAGAATGCTGAAGCGAGCAATGAACAGATGAAGGCACTTGTGGAAGCACTCGGCATCCCCGTACTTGTGGAGAATCTCGATACAACCTCGGAGACTGACACCCCCATACTAAATCAGCATTTCATCTACCCCAGACCAGAATCAGAAGAGGGCACGATGTTGGAACCTCTGAATTCGCATGAGATTGTCTCTCCTGAAAGCAGTGGTTACCATGCAGCTAGAGGTGAGCTTCAGAATCAGCCTAGTACCAGTGGCTCCAGTACAAACAGCTCAACAGAAGCATTGGGACTGCAATCAATTGGCACCAGTTCAACTCCTAATGAGCGAGATGGAAAGGGAGACAGGACCATCAACGACCTATCCCCAGCAGAAAGAAGGCGGTTAGCGATCTTGCTGTACAGGCCTGGGCACTATGACATTCTTTGTCCCAAGTAG
- the LOC127772256 gene encoding uncharacterized protein LOC127772256 isoform X1: MRRKPAASEGGWGSDADPDSGSSGNGGGGGSPPSSPSTPSPPSPQPLLPTLPSPQAFVDAYTGYEDQGAWDPDSLSLELGLAMLRELECIRYQEAQEDWRKSDDNKSDSCKQKDKDQGAWDPDSLSLELGLATLRELECIRYQEAQEDWRKSDDNKSDSCKQKDKEQEAWDPDSLSLELGLAPLQELEWIRYQEAQEDWRRSDDNKSDSCKLRDKTTSDDRSKSGDNKYDSCKTRDKKPIVDLADEFENNTIKKKITLLSEKYDFFRPVDRDGSCFYRAFIFSYMERIVAMQDDLERIIEVSRIGERIGKYKQAYARFGSFGIPQEEFLKALSAFEQLINLIEKGVAVEQLYQIDETDITKNSLRFLRFLTEIEICTHEDHYKGFLLTADYSSVFEFCQVEVRPENAEASNEQMKALVEALGIPVLVENLDTTSETDTPILNQHFIYPRPESEEGTMLEPLNSHEIVSPESSGYHAARGELQNQPSTSGSSTNSSTEALGLQSIGTSSTPNERDGKGDRTINDLSPAERRRLAILLYRPGHYDILCPK, encoded by the exons ATGCGGCGTAAGCCCGCCGCGTCGGAGGGTGGTTGGGGAAGCGACGCCGACCCCGACTCCGGGAGCTCcggcaatggcggtggcggaggttcgccgccgtcgtcgccgtcgaccccttcgccgccttcgccgcagccgctgctgccgacgTTGCCCTCACCGCAGGCCTTCGTGGACGCGTACACCGGCTATGAG GATCAGGGAGCATGGGACCCCGATTCCTTGTCTCTAGAGTTGGGACTTGCAATGTTACGAGAGTTGGAATGTATCAGATATCAG GAAGCACAAGAAGACTGGAGAAAGAGTGATGATAACAAGTCTGATTCCTGCAAGCAAAAAGATAAG GATCAGGGAGCATGGGACCCCGATTCCTTGTCTCTAGAGTTGGGACTTGCAACGTTACGAGAGTTGGAATGTATCAGATATCAG GAAGCACAAGAAGACTGGAGAAAGAGTGATGATAACAAGTCTGATTCCTGCAAGCAAAAAGATAAG GAGCAGGAAGCATGGGATCCCGATTCCTTGTCTCTAGAGTTGGGACTTGCACCGTTACAAGAGTTGGAATGGATCAGATATCAG GAAGCACAAGAAGACTGGAGAAGGAGTGATGATAACAAGTCTGATTCCTGCAAGCTAAGAGATAAG ACAACATCAGATGACCGGAGCAAGAGTGGCGATAACAAGTACGATTCCTGCAAGACAAGAGATAAG AAACCTATCGTGGATTTGGCTGATGAATTCGAAAACAATACCATCAAAAAAAAGATCACG CTTCTTAGCGAAAAATACGATTTCTTCAGACCAGTTGATAGAGATGGCAGTTGCTTTTATCGAGCTTTCATTTTCAGTTACATG GAGCGTATTGTAGCAATGCAGGATGACTTGGAGCGCATTATTGAAGTTTCCCGTATCGGAGAACGTATTGGAAAATACAAGCAAGCTTATGCAAGATTTGGTTCTTTTGGAATACCTCAAGAAGAATTCTTGAAAGCTCTTTCT GCATTTGAACAATTGATCAACTTAATTGAAAAGGG TGTTGCTGTTGAACAACTATATCAGATAGATGAGACTGACATCACAAAAAACA GTTTACGCTTCCTTAGGTTTCTGACTGAGATTGAGATCTGCACACATGAGGACCACTACAAGGGTTTTCTTCTAACAGCAGATTATTCATCTGTTTTTGAG TTTTGCCAGGTTGAAGTGCGACCTGAGAATGCTGAAGCGAGCAATGAACAGATGAAGGCACTTGTGGAAGCACTCGGCATCCCCGTACTTGTGGAGAATCTCGATACAACCTCGGAGACTGACACCCCCATACTAAATCAGCATTTCATCTACCCCAGACCAGAATCAGAAGAGGGCACGATGTTGGAACCTCTGAATTCGCATGAGATTGTCTCTCCTGAAAGCAGTGGTTACCATGCAGCTAGAGGTGAGCTTCAGAATCAGCCTAGTACCAGTGGCTCCAGTACAAACAGCTCAACAGAAGCATTGGGACTGCAATCAATTGGCACCAGTTCAACTCCTAATGAGCGAGATGGAAAGGGAGACAGGACCATCAACGACCTATCCCCAGCAGAAAGAAGGCGGTTAGCGATCTTGCTGTACAGGCCTGGGCACTATGACATTCTTTGTCCCAAGTAG
- the LOC127772256 gene encoding uncharacterized protein LOC127772256 isoform X2: protein MRRKPAASEGGWGSDADPDSGSSGNGGGGGSPPSSPSTPSPPSPQPLLPTLPSPQAFVDAYTGYEDQGAWDPDSLSLELGLATLRELECIRYQEAQEDWRKSDDNKSDSCKQKDKEQEAWDPDSLSLELGLAPLQELEWIRYQEAQEDWRRSDDNKSDSCKLRDKTTSDDRSKSGDNKYDSCKTRDKKPIVDLADEFENNTIKKKITLLSEKYDFFRPVDRDGSCFYRAFIFSYMERIVAMQDDLERIIEVSRIGERIGKYKQAYARFGSFGIPQEEFLKALSAFEQLINLIEKGVAVEQLYQIDETDITKNSLRFLRFLTEIEICTHEDHYKGFLLTADYSSVFEFCQVEVRPENAEASNEQMKALVEALGIPVLVENLDTTSETDTPILNQHFIYPRPESEEGTMLEPLNSHEIVSPESSGYHAARGELQNQPSTSGSSTNSSTEALGLQSIGTSSTPNERDGKGDRTINDLSPAERRRLAILLYRPGHYDILCPK from the exons ATGCGGCGTAAGCCCGCCGCGTCGGAGGGTGGTTGGGGAAGCGACGCCGACCCCGACTCCGGGAGCTCcggcaatggcggtggcggaggttcgccgccgtcgtcgccgtcgaccccttcgccgccttcgccgcagccgctgctgccgacgTTGCCCTCACCGCAGGCCTTCGTGGACGCGTACACCGGCTATGAG GATCAGGGAGCATGGGACCCCGATTCCTTGTCTCTAGAGTTGGGACTTGCAACGTTACGAGAGTTGGAATGTATCAGATATCAG GAAGCACAAGAAGACTGGAGAAAGAGTGATGATAACAAGTCTGATTCCTGCAAGCAAAAAGATAAG GAGCAGGAAGCATGGGATCCCGATTCCTTGTCTCTAGAGTTGGGACTTGCACCGTTACAAGAGTTGGAATGGATCAGATATCAG GAAGCACAAGAAGACTGGAGAAGGAGTGATGATAACAAGTCTGATTCCTGCAAGCTAAGAGATAAG ACAACATCAGATGACCGGAGCAAGAGTGGCGATAACAAGTACGATTCCTGCAAGACAAGAGATAAG AAACCTATCGTGGATTTGGCTGATGAATTCGAAAACAATACCATCAAAAAAAAGATCACG CTTCTTAGCGAAAAATACGATTTCTTCAGACCAGTTGATAGAGATGGCAGTTGCTTTTATCGAGCTTTCATTTTCAGTTACATG GAGCGTATTGTAGCAATGCAGGATGACTTGGAGCGCATTATTGAAGTTTCCCGTATCGGAGAACGTATTGGAAAATACAAGCAAGCTTATGCAAGATTTGGTTCTTTTGGAATACCTCAAGAAGAATTCTTGAAAGCTCTTTCT GCATTTGAACAATTGATCAACTTAATTGAAAAGGG TGTTGCTGTTGAACAACTATATCAGATAGATGAGACTGACATCACAAAAAACA GTTTACGCTTCCTTAGGTTTCTGACTGAGATTGAGATCTGCACACATGAGGACCACTACAAGGGTTTTCTTCTAACAGCAGATTATTCATCTGTTTTTGAG TTTTGCCAGGTTGAAGTGCGACCTGAGAATGCTGAAGCGAGCAATGAACAGATGAAGGCACTTGTGGAAGCACTCGGCATCCCCGTACTTGTGGAGAATCTCGATACAACCTCGGAGACTGACACCCCCATACTAAATCAGCATTTCATCTACCCCAGACCAGAATCAGAAGAGGGCACGATGTTGGAACCTCTGAATTCGCATGAGATTGTCTCTCCTGAAAGCAGTGGTTACCATGCAGCTAGAGGTGAGCTTCAGAATCAGCCTAGTACCAGTGGCTCCAGTACAAACAGCTCAACAGAAGCATTGGGACTGCAATCAATTGGCACCAGTTCAACTCCTAATGAGCGAGATGGAAAGGGAGACAGGACCATCAACGACCTATCCCCAGCAGAAAGAAGGCGGTTAGCGATCTTGCTGTACAGGCCTGGGCACTATGACATTCTTTGTCCCAAGTAG
- the LOC127772256 gene encoding uncharacterized protein LOC127772256 isoform X5 — MRRKPAASEGGWGSDADPDSGSSGNGGGGGSPPSSPSTPSPPSPQPLLPTLPSPQAFVDAYTGYEDQGAWDPDSLSLELGLAMLRELECIRYQEAQEDWRKSDDNKSDSCKQKDKDQGAWDPDSLSLELGLATLRELECIRYQEAQEDWRRSDDNKSDSCKLRDKTTSDDRSKSGDNKYDSCKTRDKKPIVDLADEFENNTIKKKITLLSEKYDFFRPVDRDGSCFYRAFIFSYMERIVAMQDDLERIIEVSRIGERIGKYKQAYARFGSFGIPQEEFLKALSAFEQLINLIEKGVAVEQLYQIDETDITKNSLRFLRFLTEIEICTHEDHYKGFLLTADYSSVFEFCQVEVRPENAEASNEQMKALVEALGIPVLVENLDTTSETDTPILNQHFIYPRPESEEGTMLEPLNSHEIVSPESSGYHAARGELQNQPSTSGSSTNSSTEALGLQSIGTSSTPNERDGKGDRTINDLSPAERRRLAILLYRPGHYDILCPK, encoded by the exons ATGCGGCGTAAGCCCGCCGCGTCGGAGGGTGGTTGGGGAAGCGACGCCGACCCCGACTCCGGGAGCTCcggcaatggcggtggcggaggttcgccgccgtcgtcgccgtcgaccccttcgccgccttcgccgcagccgctgctgccgacgTTGCCCTCACCGCAGGCCTTCGTGGACGCGTACACCGGCTATGAG GATCAGGGAGCATGGGACCCCGATTCCTTGTCTCTAGAGTTGGGACTTGCAATGTTACGAGAGTTGGAATGTATCAGATATCAG GAAGCACAAGAAGACTGGAGAAAGAGTGATGATAACAAGTCTGATTCCTGCAAGCAAAAAGATAAG GATCAGGGAGCATGGGACCCCGATTCCTTGTCTCTAGAGTTGGGACTTGCAACGTTACGAGAGTTGGAATGTATCAGATATCAG GAAGCACAAGAAGACTGGAGAAGGAGTGATGATAACAAGTCTGATTCCTGCAAGCTAAGAGATAAG ACAACATCAGATGACCGGAGCAAGAGTGGCGATAACAAGTACGATTCCTGCAAGACAAGAGATAAG AAACCTATCGTGGATTTGGCTGATGAATTCGAAAACAATACCATCAAAAAAAAGATCACG CTTCTTAGCGAAAAATACGATTTCTTCAGACCAGTTGATAGAGATGGCAGTTGCTTTTATCGAGCTTTCATTTTCAGTTACATG GAGCGTATTGTAGCAATGCAGGATGACTTGGAGCGCATTATTGAAGTTTCCCGTATCGGAGAACGTATTGGAAAATACAAGCAAGCTTATGCAAGATTTGGTTCTTTTGGAATACCTCAAGAAGAATTCTTGAAAGCTCTTTCT GCATTTGAACAATTGATCAACTTAATTGAAAAGGG TGTTGCTGTTGAACAACTATATCAGATAGATGAGACTGACATCACAAAAAACA GTTTACGCTTCCTTAGGTTTCTGACTGAGATTGAGATCTGCACACATGAGGACCACTACAAGGGTTTTCTTCTAACAGCAGATTATTCATCTGTTTTTGAG TTTTGCCAGGTTGAAGTGCGACCTGAGAATGCTGAAGCGAGCAATGAACAGATGAAGGCACTTGTGGAAGCACTCGGCATCCCCGTACTTGTGGAGAATCTCGATACAACCTCGGAGACTGACACCCCCATACTAAATCAGCATTTCATCTACCCCAGACCAGAATCAGAAGAGGGCACGATGTTGGAACCTCTGAATTCGCATGAGATTGTCTCTCCTGAAAGCAGTGGTTACCATGCAGCTAGAGGTGAGCTTCAGAATCAGCCTAGTACCAGTGGCTCCAGTACAAACAGCTCAACAGAAGCATTGGGACTGCAATCAATTGGCACCAGTTCAACTCCTAATGAGCGAGATGGAAAGGGAGACAGGACCATCAACGACCTATCCCCAGCAGAAAGAAGGCGGTTAGCGATCTTGCTGTACAGGCCTGGGCACTATGACATTCTTTGTCCCAAGTAG
- the LOC127772256 gene encoding uncharacterized protein LOC127772256 isoform X6 encodes MLRELECIRYQEAQEDWRKSDDNKSDSCKQKDKDQGAWDPDSLSLELGLATLRELECIRYQEAQEDWRKSDDNKSDSCKQKDKEQEAWDPDSLSLELGLAPLQELEWIRYQEAQEDWRRSDDNKSDSCKLRDKTTSDDRSKSGDNKYDSCKTRDKKPIVDLADEFENNTIKKKITLLSEKYDFFRPVDRDGSCFYRAFIFSYMERIVAMQDDLERIIEVSRIGERIGKYKQAYARFGSFGIPQEEFLKALSAFEQLINLIEKGVAVEQLYQIDETDITKNSLRFLRFLTEIEICTHEDHYKGFLLTADYSSVFEFCQVEVRPENAEASNEQMKALVEALGIPVLVENLDTTSETDTPILNQHFIYPRPESEEGTMLEPLNSHEIVSPESSGYHAARGELQNQPSTSGSSTNSSTEALGLQSIGTSSTPNERDGKGDRTINDLSPAERRRLAILLYRPGHYDILCPK; translated from the exons ATGTTACGAGAGTTGGAATGTATCAGATATCAG GAAGCACAAGAAGACTGGAGAAAGAGTGATGATAACAAGTCTGATTCCTGCAAGCAAAAAGATAAG GATCAGGGAGCATGGGACCCCGATTCCTTGTCTCTAGAGTTGGGACTTGCAACGTTACGAGAGTTGGAATGTATCAGATATCAG GAAGCACAAGAAGACTGGAGAAAGAGTGATGATAACAAGTCTGATTCCTGCAAGCAAAAAGATAAG GAGCAGGAAGCATGGGATCCCGATTCCTTGTCTCTAGAGTTGGGACTTGCACCGTTACAAGAGTTGGAATGGATCAGATATCAG GAAGCACAAGAAGACTGGAGAAGGAGTGATGATAACAAGTCTGATTCCTGCAAGCTAAGAGATAAG ACAACATCAGATGACCGGAGCAAGAGTGGCGATAACAAGTACGATTCCTGCAAGACAAGAGATAAG AAACCTATCGTGGATTTGGCTGATGAATTCGAAAACAATACCATCAAAAAAAAGATCACG CTTCTTAGCGAAAAATACGATTTCTTCAGACCAGTTGATAGAGATGGCAGTTGCTTTTATCGAGCTTTCATTTTCAGTTACATG GAGCGTATTGTAGCAATGCAGGATGACTTGGAGCGCATTATTGAAGTTTCCCGTATCGGAGAACGTATTGGAAAATACAAGCAAGCTTATGCAAGATTTGGTTCTTTTGGAATACCTCAAGAAGAATTCTTGAAAGCTCTTTCT GCATTTGAACAATTGATCAACTTAATTGAAAAGGG TGTTGCTGTTGAACAACTATATCAGATAGATGAGACTGACATCACAAAAAACA GTTTACGCTTCCTTAGGTTTCTGACTGAGATTGAGATCTGCACACATGAGGACCACTACAAGGGTTTTCTTCTAACAGCAGATTATTCATCTGTTTTTGAG TTTTGCCAGGTTGAAGTGCGACCTGAGAATGCTGAAGCGAGCAATGAACAGATGAAGGCACTTGTGGAAGCACTCGGCATCCCCGTACTTGTGGAGAATCTCGATACAACCTCGGAGACTGACACCCCCATACTAAATCAGCATTTCATCTACCCCAGACCAGAATCAGAAGAGGGCACGATGTTGGAACCTCTGAATTCGCATGAGATTGTCTCTCCTGAAAGCAGTGGTTACCATGCAGCTAGAGGTGAGCTTCAGAATCAGCCTAGTACCAGTGGCTCCAGTACAAACAGCTCAACAGAAGCATTGGGACTGCAATCAATTGGCACCAGTTCAACTCCTAATGAGCGAGATGGAAAGGGAGACAGGACCATCAACGACCTATCCCCAGCAGAAAGAAGGCGGTTAGCGATCTTGCTGTACAGGCCTGGGCACTATGACATTCTTTGTCCCAAGTAG
- the LOC127772256 gene encoding uncharacterized protein LOC127772256 isoform X3, giving the protein MRRKPAASEGGWGSDADPDSGSSGNGGGGGSPPSSPSTPSPPSPQPLLPTLPSPQAFVDAYTGYEDQGAWDPDSLSLELGLAMLRELECIRYQEAQEDWRKSDDNKSDSCKQKDKEQEAWDPDSLSLELGLAPLQELEWIRYQEAQEDWRRSDDNKSDSCKLRDKTTSDDRSKSGDNKYDSCKTRDKKPIVDLADEFENNTIKKKITLLSEKYDFFRPVDRDGSCFYRAFIFSYMERIVAMQDDLERIIEVSRIGERIGKYKQAYARFGSFGIPQEEFLKALSAFEQLINLIEKGVAVEQLYQIDETDITKNSLRFLRFLTEIEICTHEDHYKGFLLTADYSSVFEFCQVEVRPENAEASNEQMKALVEALGIPVLVENLDTTSETDTPILNQHFIYPRPESEEGTMLEPLNSHEIVSPESSGYHAARGELQNQPSTSGSSTNSSTEALGLQSIGTSSTPNERDGKGDRTINDLSPAERRRLAILLYRPGHYDILCPK; this is encoded by the exons ATGCGGCGTAAGCCCGCCGCGTCGGAGGGTGGTTGGGGAAGCGACGCCGACCCCGACTCCGGGAGCTCcggcaatggcggtggcggaggttcgccgccgtcgtcgccgtcgaccccttcgccgccttcgccgcagccgctgctgccgacgTTGCCCTCACCGCAGGCCTTCGTGGACGCGTACACCGGCTATGAG GATCAGGGAGCATGGGACCCCGATTCCTTGTCTCTAGAGTTGGGACTTGCAATGTTACGAGAGTTGGAATGTATCAGATATCAG GAAGCACAAGAAGACTGGAGAAAGAGTGATGATAACAAGTCTGATTCCTGCAAGCAAAAAGATAAG GAGCAGGAAGCATGGGATCCCGATTCCTTGTCTCTAGAGTTGGGACTTGCACCGTTACAAGAGTTGGAATGGATCAGATATCAG GAAGCACAAGAAGACTGGAGAAGGAGTGATGATAACAAGTCTGATTCCTGCAAGCTAAGAGATAAG ACAACATCAGATGACCGGAGCAAGAGTGGCGATAACAAGTACGATTCCTGCAAGACAAGAGATAAG AAACCTATCGTGGATTTGGCTGATGAATTCGAAAACAATACCATCAAAAAAAAGATCACG CTTCTTAGCGAAAAATACGATTTCTTCAGACCAGTTGATAGAGATGGCAGTTGCTTTTATCGAGCTTTCATTTTCAGTTACATG GAGCGTATTGTAGCAATGCAGGATGACTTGGAGCGCATTATTGAAGTTTCCCGTATCGGAGAACGTATTGGAAAATACAAGCAAGCTTATGCAAGATTTGGTTCTTTTGGAATACCTCAAGAAGAATTCTTGAAAGCTCTTTCT GCATTTGAACAATTGATCAACTTAATTGAAAAGGG TGTTGCTGTTGAACAACTATATCAGATAGATGAGACTGACATCACAAAAAACA GTTTACGCTTCCTTAGGTTTCTGACTGAGATTGAGATCTGCACACATGAGGACCACTACAAGGGTTTTCTTCTAACAGCAGATTATTCATCTGTTTTTGAG TTTTGCCAGGTTGAAGTGCGACCTGAGAATGCTGAAGCGAGCAATGAACAGATGAAGGCACTTGTGGAAGCACTCGGCATCCCCGTACTTGTGGAGAATCTCGATACAACCTCGGAGACTGACACCCCCATACTAAATCAGCATTTCATCTACCCCAGACCAGAATCAGAAGAGGGCACGATGTTGGAACCTCTGAATTCGCATGAGATTGTCTCTCCTGAAAGCAGTGGTTACCATGCAGCTAGAGGTGAGCTTCAGAATCAGCCTAGTACCAGTGGCTCCAGTACAAACAGCTCAACAGAAGCATTGGGACTGCAATCAATTGGCACCAGTTCAACTCCTAATGAGCGAGATGGAAAGGGAGACAGGACCATCAACGACCTATCCCCAGCAGAAAGAAGGCGGTTAGCGATCTTGCTGTACAGGCCTGGGCACTATGACATTCTTTGTCCCAAGTAG
- the LOC127772256 gene encoding uncharacterized protein LOC127772256 isoform X8 produces the protein MRRKPAASEGGWGSDADPDSGSSGNGGGGGSPPSSPSTPSPPSPQPLLPTLPSPQAFVDAYTGYEDQGAWDPDSLSLELGLATLRELECIRYQEAQEDWRRSDDNKSDSCKLRDKTTSDDRSKSGDNKYDSCKTRDKKPIVDLADEFENNTIKKKITLLSEKYDFFRPVDRDGSCFYRAFIFSYMERIVAMQDDLERIIEVSRIGERIGKYKQAYARFGSFGIPQEEFLKALSAFEQLINLIEKGVAVEQLYQIDETDITKNSLRFLRFLTEIEICTHEDHYKGFLLTADYSSVFEFCQVEVRPENAEASNEQMKALVEALGIPVLVENLDTTSETDTPILNQHFIYPRPESEEGTMLEPLNSHEIVSPESSGYHAARGELQNQPSTSGSSTNSSTEALGLQSIGTSSTPNERDGKGDRTINDLSPAERRRLAILLYRPGHYDILCPK, from the exons ATGCGGCGTAAGCCCGCCGCGTCGGAGGGTGGTTGGGGAAGCGACGCCGACCCCGACTCCGGGAGCTCcggcaatggcggtggcggaggttcgccgccgtcgtcgccgtcgaccccttcgccgccttcgccgcagccgctgctgccgacgTTGCCCTCACCGCAGGCCTTCGTGGACGCGTACACCGGCTATGAG GATCAGGGAGCATGGGACCCCGATTCCTTGTCTCTAGAGTTGGGACTTGCAACGTTACGAGAGTTGGAATGTATCAGATATCAG GAAGCACAAGAAGACTGGAGAAGGAGTGATGATAACAAGTCTGATTCCTGCAAGCTAAGAGATAAG ACAACATCAGATGACCGGAGCAAGAGTGGCGATAACAAGTACGATTCCTGCAAGACAAGAGATAAG AAACCTATCGTGGATTTGGCTGATGAATTCGAAAACAATACCATCAAAAAAAAGATCACG CTTCTTAGCGAAAAATACGATTTCTTCAGACCAGTTGATAGAGATGGCAGTTGCTTTTATCGAGCTTTCATTTTCAGTTACATG GAGCGTATTGTAGCAATGCAGGATGACTTGGAGCGCATTATTGAAGTTTCCCGTATCGGAGAACGTATTGGAAAATACAAGCAAGCTTATGCAAGATTTGGTTCTTTTGGAATACCTCAAGAAGAATTCTTGAAAGCTCTTTCT GCATTTGAACAATTGATCAACTTAATTGAAAAGGG TGTTGCTGTTGAACAACTATATCAGATAGATGAGACTGACATCACAAAAAACA GTTTACGCTTCCTTAGGTTTCTGACTGAGATTGAGATCTGCACACATGAGGACCACTACAAGGGTTTTCTTCTAACAGCAGATTATTCATCTGTTTTTGAG TTTTGCCAGGTTGAAGTGCGACCTGAGAATGCTGAAGCGAGCAATGAACAGATGAAGGCACTTGTGGAAGCACTCGGCATCCCCGTACTTGTGGAGAATCTCGATACAACCTCGGAGACTGACACCCCCATACTAAATCAGCATTTCATCTACCCCAGACCAGAATCAGAAGAGGGCACGATGTTGGAACCTCTGAATTCGCATGAGATTGTCTCTCCTGAAAGCAGTGGTTACCATGCAGCTAGAGGTGAGCTTCAGAATCAGCCTAGTACCAGTGGCTCCAGTACAAACAGCTCAACAGAAGCATTGGGACTGCAATCAATTGGCACCAGTTCAACTCCTAATGAGCGAGATGGAAAGGGAGACAGGACCATCAACGACCTATCCCCAGCAGAAAGAAGGCGGTTAGCGATCTTGCTGTACAGGCCTGGGCACTATGACATTCTTTGTCCCAAGTAG